One genomic segment of Pandoraea thiooxydans includes these proteins:
- a CDS encoding NADPH-dependent assimilatory sulfite reductase hemoprotein subunit, producing MTQTTTPTPARSEVEKIKEASNYLRGTIAAGLADALTGAIAEKDTQLLKFHGSYMQDDRDLRLERQKQKLEPAYQFMIRLRMAGGVCTPAQWLKLDELAQRYGGNTIRLTTRQTVQYHNVLKHQLRPLVRGIDEVAMTSIAACGDVNRNVLSSSNPFQSPAHQEVTDWCIKIDQHLRPQTTAYREIWLGEKRLGADQEDHEPIYGKLYLPRKFKIAIAIPPNNDVDVFANDLGFIAIIDAAGKLQGFNVAIGGGMGMTHGDAATYPRAATVIGYCAADKVVEVAENVLKVQRDFGDRSNRKHARLKYTIDDRSVEWYRDELNRYLGWSLEAARPYAFTTNGDQYGWLKGSDERWYLTLFIQNGRIKDWHDYPLMTALREIAKVHSGDFRITANQNLIIGGVTDAQKPRIEALVKQYRLLDGSQQSALRVNSMACVAFPTCGLALAESERYLPDLVTKLEDVLREAGLADDPITIRMTGCPNGCARPYLAEIGLVGRSPGKYNLYLGAGFTGDRLNKLYKESVGEEQILAELTPLIQRYAKEREAGEKFGDFVVRKGYVKAVIEASRDFHG from the coding sequence ATGACGCAAACCACCACCCCCACGCCTGCACGCTCCGAAGTCGAGAAAATCAAGGAGGCCAGCAATTACCTGCGCGGCACGATCGCCGCCGGACTGGCCGATGCGCTGACCGGCGCGATCGCCGAGAAGGACACGCAGTTGCTGAAGTTCCACGGCTCCTATATGCAGGACGATCGCGACCTGCGCCTGGAGCGCCAAAAACAGAAGCTGGAGCCCGCCTACCAGTTCATGATCCGGTTGCGCATGGCCGGCGGCGTCTGCACGCCCGCGCAGTGGCTCAAGCTCGACGAGCTGGCGCAGCGCTACGGCGGCAACACGATTCGGCTGACGACGCGTCAAACGGTGCAATATCACAACGTGCTCAAGCATCAGCTGCGTCCGCTGGTGCGCGGCATCGACGAGGTGGCGATGACCAGCATCGCGGCCTGCGGCGACGTCAATCGCAACGTGCTGTCGAGCAGCAATCCGTTCCAATCCCCCGCGCATCAGGAAGTGACCGACTGGTGCATCAAAATCGACCAGCACCTGCGGCCGCAAACCACCGCCTACCGCGAGATATGGCTGGGCGAGAAGCGTCTGGGCGCGGACCAGGAAGATCATGAGCCGATCTACGGCAAACTCTATTTGCCGCGCAAGTTCAAGATCGCGATTGCCATTCCGCCCAACAACGATGTCGACGTGTTCGCCAACGATCTCGGCTTTATCGCAATCATCGACGCCGCAGGCAAGCTGCAGGGGTTCAACGTCGCCATCGGCGGCGGCATGGGCATGACGCACGGCGACGCCGCGACCTACCCGCGCGCGGCGACCGTGATCGGCTATTGCGCGGCCGACAAGGTGGTGGAGGTGGCTGAAAACGTGCTCAAGGTGCAGCGCGATTTTGGCGACCGAAGCAACCGCAAGCATGCGCGCCTGAAGTACACGATCGACGATCGCAGCGTCGAGTGGTATCGCGATGAGTTGAACCGCTACCTGGGCTGGTCGCTGGAAGCCGCCAGGCCTTATGCGTTCACCACCAACGGCGATCAGTACGGCTGGCTCAAGGGCAGCGACGAGCGCTGGTATCTGACGCTGTTCATCCAGAACGGCCGCATCAAGGACTGGCACGACTACCCGCTGATGACGGCCTTGCGCGAGATCGCCAAGGTGCATTCGGGCGATTTCCGCATCACGGCGAACCAGAACCTCATTATCGGCGGCGTGACCGACGCGCAAAAGCCCCGGATCGAAGCACTGGTCAAGCAGTATCGGCTGCTCGACGGGTCGCAGCAAAGTGCCCTGCGCGTGAACTCGATGGCGTGCGTGGCGTTTCCGACTTGCGGTCTGGCGCTGGCCGAGAGCGAGCGCTACCTGCCGGACCTCGTCACGAAACTGGAAGACGTCTTGCGCGAGGCCGGGCTGGCCGACGATCCGATCACGATCCGCATGACCGGTTGCCCGAACGGCTGCGCGCGGCCGTATCTGGCCGAAATTGGCCTGGTCGGGCGCTCGCCCGGCAAGTACAACCTCTACCTGGGCGCGGGCTTCACCGGCGACCGCCTGAACAAGCTGTACAAGGAATCGGTGGGCGAGGAGCAGATCCTGGCCGAACTCACGCCGCTCATCCAGCGCTACGCCAAGGAGCGCGAGGCGGGTGAGAAATTCGGTGACTTCGTGGTACGAAAAGGCTATGTGAAGGCGGTAATCGAAGCCAGCCGCGACTTTCACGGCTGA
- a CDS encoding AraC family transcriptional regulator, giving the protein MRPFHDSARFWRSPLLPDMELLSAQYFRHEFAPHWHEEFSIPIVEAGAQGYRYRGKYLIGRPGGIMAINPGEVHTGERAADIGWAYRAFYPSAALMRRIAADLSGKPADVPWLPDCVIEDAEVAVKLLRAHRAMEAGADPLATETLLIDGLSLLVMRHALSAPRPASLHADQARVARMQARLAEQLDEPLGLSELAAQVGLSPYHATRLFARTVGIPPHAWRNQLRLQRARALLRQGLSVAEAAAATGFADQSHFTHSFKRSYGVPPGHWQKAR; this is encoded by the coding sequence ATGCGTCCGTTCCACGACTCGGCCCGCTTCTGGCGCAGCCCGCTGTTGCCGGACATGGAATTGTTGTCGGCGCAGTACTTTCGCCATGAGTTCGCGCCGCACTGGCATGAGGAATTCTCGATTCCCATCGTCGAGGCGGGTGCGCAAGGCTACCGGTATCGCGGCAAATATTTGATCGGGCGGCCCGGCGGCATCATGGCCATCAACCCGGGCGAAGTCCACACCGGCGAGCGCGCGGCGGACATCGGCTGGGCCTACCGGGCGTTCTATCCGTCGGCGGCGCTGATGCGACGAATCGCGGCCGATCTGAGCGGCAAACCGGCCGATGTGCCCTGGCTGCCTGATTGCGTCATCGAAGATGCGGAAGTTGCCGTCAAGCTGCTGCGCGCGCACCGCGCCATGGAAGCCGGCGCCGATCCACTGGCCACCGAAACGCTGCTGATCGACGGCCTGAGCCTGCTCGTCATGCGCCACGCGCTCAGCGCGCCGCGGCCGGCGTCGCTGCACGCGGACCAGGCGCGCGTGGCGCGCATGCAGGCGCGTCTGGCCGAACAGCTGGACGAGCCGCTCGGTCTGAGCGAGTTGGCCGCGCAAGTCGGCCTCTCGCCCTACCATGCAACAAGGCTCTTTGCCCGCACCGTCGGCATACCGCCGCACGCGTGGCGCAACCAGTTGCGGCTGCAACGTGCCCGCGCACTGCTGCGCCAGGGTCTGTCGGTGGCCGAAGCGGCGGCTGCCACCGGCTTCGCTGACCAGAGCCACTTCACGCACAGCTTCAAGCGAAGCTACGGCGTACCCCCCGGGCATTGGCAAAAGGCGAGATGA
- a CDS encoding AzlC family ABC transporter permease, translated as MARHSTRTSHFLAGARDTLPMLVGAAPFGLIFGALVSASPLALWHGQLMSLLVFAGSSQFVAVGLVAGQTGLLVIWLTTFIVNLRHVLYAATLQPHVSHLPARWRWPLGFLLTDETFAITSVYYQRHPHAPLGHWYFLGSGLAMYLNWQGWTLLGLLFGAAFPRLQTLGLDFAMVATFIAIVVPQCKRLPWLAAALAAGAVAYASRNMPYKLGLLAAVLVGIAVGIVSLHHERRRQSDAQQGERRTASKETP; from the coding sequence ATGGCAAGGCATTCGACACGAACTTCCCATTTTCTGGCTGGCGCTCGCGACACGTTGCCGATGCTCGTCGGCGCGGCACCTTTCGGGCTGATTTTCGGTGCCCTGGTGTCGGCCAGTCCGCTGGCGCTCTGGCACGGCCAATTGATGTCGCTGCTGGTCTTCGCAGGCTCGAGCCAGTTCGTCGCCGTGGGCCTGGTGGCCGGCCAAACCGGCTTGCTGGTGATCTGGCTGACGACGTTCATCGTCAATTTGCGCCACGTGCTGTATGCAGCCACGCTGCAGCCCCATGTAAGTCACCTGCCGGCACGCTGGCGCTGGCCGCTGGGGTTTTTGCTGACGGACGAGACGTTCGCGATCACCAGCGTGTATTACCAGCGACACCCGCATGCACCACTCGGTCATTGGTATTTCCTCGGATCGGGGTTGGCCATGTACCTGAATTGGCAGGGTTGGACGTTGCTCGGACTGTTGTTCGGCGCGGCCTTCCCTCGCCTGCAAACCCTCGGCCTGGATTTCGCGATGGTCGCCACCTTTATTGCCATCGTCGTGCCGCAGTGCAAGCGCCTGCCGTGGCTGGCCGCCGCACTGGCTGCCGGCGCAGTGGCCTATGCCAGTCGCAACATGCCTTACAAACTCGGCTTGCTGGCCGCCGTATTGGTGGGCATCGCGGTTGGCATCGTCAGCCTACATCACGAGCGACGGCGACAATCCGACGCGCAGCAGGGCGAGCGCCGCACAGCTTCGAAGGAGACGCCATGA
- a CDS encoding penicillin-binding protein 1A: MAAQSSSKDSRQPKRRTPLWLWIIGLIAAAGATGALLLGYIITVMEPNLPSLNVITDYRPKMPLRVYTEDHVLIGEFGQERRNVVHIQDIPPIMKNAVLAIEDYRFYEHGGVDFIGILRSGIADVLHGTKAEGASTITMQVARNFFLSREKTFTRKLYEMLLSYKIESALTKDQILELYMNQIYLGEGAYGFASAARTYFGVDLKDITLAQAAMLAGLPKAPSAYNPIANPRRAKIRQEYILKRMLDLHYISQAQYDQAINEKIHLVKAGMQFSVHAGYVTEMVRQAMYDKFKEAAYTRGFNVITTINSKDQDAAYNAVRTGVLAYERRHGYRGPEGHIDLPANPADQQQAIDDALADHPANGNMFAAVVLNATRSKVTAMPLSGVAVTIEGEGLRFAASALNPRLPADRRIGPGSIIRIMQDAKGQWSITQVPKVQGALVALSPGNGAIRALVGGFDYNQSKFNRVTQAWRQPGSSFKPFIFSAALEKGLGPATIVNDAPLNLPPDQTGGKYWDPKDDDQPEGPMTMRVGLEKSKNLVAIRVLHYIGTKYAQDYVTSRFGFDVDKIPPYLPMALGAGDVTPMQLVNAYAVFANGGYRVTPYLISKVTDAQGNVIDLAAPTTAGDNAPRVLDPANAYIMDSMLRSVAQHGTGARSNVLKRTDLAGKTGTTNDARDGWFAGYQHTQVAVAWLGFDQPKPLGSHEFGADVALPIWINYMRTALQGVPSYTAPMPPTVANVGGELYFADKTPGNGFLASISLGNSNGLASGMPGSAPATPIGPNFPGGPATAPSMSGQAPNVTPGERQQILDFFKNSKP, encoded by the coding sequence ATGGCTGCTCAATCTTCCTCTAAAGACTCCCGTCAACCCAAGCGCCGTACTCCGCTGTGGCTATGGATCATCGGACTGATCGCCGCAGCCGGCGCAACCGGCGCATTGCTGCTGGGCTACATCATCACGGTGATGGAGCCGAATCTGCCGTCACTGAATGTCATCACCGACTATCGGCCGAAAATGCCGTTGCGCGTCTACACGGAAGATCACGTGCTGATCGGCGAATTCGGGCAGGAGCGCCGCAATGTGGTCCACATCCAGGACATTCCGCCGATCATGAAAAACGCGGTGCTGGCGATCGAGGACTATCGCTTCTATGAGCACGGCGGGGTCGATTTCATCGGGATTCTGCGCTCGGGGATCGCCGACGTCCTGCACGGCACCAAAGCCGAGGGCGCGAGCACCATCACCATGCAAGTCGCGCGCAATTTTTTCCTGTCACGCGAGAAGACGTTCACGCGCAAGCTCTATGAAATGTTGCTGTCGTACAAAATCGAGTCTGCCCTGACCAAGGACCAGATTCTCGAGCTGTACATGAATCAGATCTACCTGGGCGAAGGCGCATACGGCTTCGCCAGCGCCGCGCGCACCTATTTTGGTGTCGATCTGAAGGACATTACGCTGGCCCAGGCCGCCATGCTCGCGGGTCTGCCCAAAGCCCCGTCGGCCTACAATCCGATCGCCAATCCGCGTCGCGCCAAGATCCGCCAGGAGTACATCCTCAAGCGCATGCTGGATCTGCATTACATTTCCCAGGCGCAGTACGACCAGGCGATCAATGAAAAGATTCACCTGGTCAAGGCAGGCATGCAATTCTCGGTGCACGCCGGCTATGTGACGGAAATGGTTCGCCAGGCGATGTACGACAAGTTCAAGGAGGCGGCCTACACGCGCGGCTTCAACGTCATTACCACTATCAATTCGAAGGATCAGGATGCCGCCTACAACGCGGTGCGCACCGGAGTCCTGGCCTATGAGCGCCGGCACGGCTATCGCGGACCGGAGGGCCATATCGACCTGCCGGCCAATCCCGCCGATCAGCAGCAGGCCATAGACGACGCGCTGGCCGATCACCCGGCCAACGGCAACATGTTCGCCGCGGTAGTGCTCAATGCGACGCGCAGCAAGGTCACCGCGATGCCGCTGAGCGGCGTGGCCGTGACCATCGAGGGCGAAGGCCTGCGCTTTGCCGCATCGGCACTCAACCCACGCCTGCCGGCCGACAGGCGCATCGGCCCGGGCTCGATCATCCGGATCATGCAGGACGCCAAGGGGCAATGGAGCATTACCCAGGTTCCCAAGGTGCAGGGGGCGCTGGTCGCACTCTCGCCGGGTAACGGCGCGATTCGCGCGCTGGTGGGCGGCTTCGACTACAACCAGAGCAAATTCAACCGCGTCACCCAGGCATGGCGGCAGCCCGGTTCGTCGTTCAAGCCGTTCATTTTCTCCGCCGCGCTGGAAAAAGGCCTTGGCCCGGCGACCATCGTCAACGATGCGCCGTTGAATCTGCCGCCCGATCAGACTGGCGGGAAATATTGGGATCCGAAAGACGATGACCAGCCCGAGGGTCCGATGACGATGCGCGTGGGGCTGGAAAAATCCAAGAATCTGGTGGCCATTCGCGTGCTGCACTACATCGGCACCAAGTACGCGCAGGATTACGTCACGTCGCGCTTCGGCTTCGATGTCGACAAGATCCCGCCTTATCTGCCGATGGCGCTGGGCGCGGGCGACGTCACGCCGATGCAACTGGTCAATGCGTACGCCGTCTTCGCCAACGGCGGCTATCGCGTGACACCGTACCTGATCAGCAAAGTCACCGATGCTCAAGGCAACGTGATCGACCTCGCGGCTCCAACCACCGCGGGCGACAATGCCCCCCGAGTGCTCGACCCGGCCAACGCCTACATCATGGACAGCATGTTGCGCAGCGTTGCGCAGCATGGCACCGGCGCACGCAGCAACGTGCTCAAGCGTACCGATCTGGCCGGCAAGACGGGTACCACCAACGATGCTCGCGACGGCTGGTTCGCCGGCTATCAGCACACGCAGGTGGCCGTGGCATGGCTCGGCTTCGATCAGCCCAAGCCGCTCGGCAGTCATGAATTCGGTGCCGACGTGGCGCTGCCGATCTGGATCAACTACATGCGCACCGCGCTGCAGGGCGTGCCAAGCTATACGGCGCCGATGCCGCCCACCGTTGCAAACGTCGGCGGCGAGCTGTATTTCGCTGACAAGACACCAGGTAACGGCTTCCTGGCCAGCATCAGTCTGGGCAACAGCAATGGCTTGGCCTCCGGGATGCCGGGTTCCGCGCCGGCGACGCCGATCGGCCCGAACTTCCCGGGCGGGCCGGCGACGGCACCATCGATGTCCGGTCAGGCGCCGAACGTCACACCGGGCGAACGCCAGCAAATCCTGGACTTCTTCAAGAACAGCAAGCCTTGA
- the gshA gene encoding glutamate--cysteine ligase gives MPAENKPQHTSTATSYLRRLAQLNDAAHRPLLGQGLRGVERETLRVDAQGRLALTPHARALGSALTHPQITTDYSESLLEFITPPQHDASDVLARLDEIHRFAYSQLGDEMLWSQSMPCPLPDEATIPIAWYGTSNIGQLKHVYRRGLAVRYGKAMQCIAGIHYNFSLADSVWRVLRDAEQAQGSDQDFQSERYIALIRNFHRYSWLLMYLFGASPALYDGFVAGKAHGLERFDDHTLFLPYATSLRMSDLGYQNSAQADVTPRFDSLQSYIDGLTRAVSLPHAPYEAIGTKRDGQWQQLSTNVLQIENEFYSTIRPKRVTYSGERPVQALQRRGVQYVEVRCLDIDPFAPHGVSLPTMQFLDAFLLFCALDDSPLLSAQAHAENKANFAQVVKQGRRPGLELQRDGQAIALRQWGDELLARIRLAADALDAQRGDGAVGASLVEQQAKLDDASLTPSAHVLQALRDVGGDGQGAFFNFAMRCTREHAQYFRSHALPSDLQAQFVEMAAVSLREQAQLEQTQTGDFDAFVAAYHAGALGDAHA, from the coding sequence ATGCCAGCCGAGAACAAGCCGCAACATACTTCGACAGCGACGTCCTACCTGCGTCGCCTGGCCCAATTGAACGATGCGGCTCACCGCCCGTTGCTCGGCCAGGGCTTGCGGGGTGTCGAGCGCGAAACGTTGCGTGTCGACGCGCAAGGGCGGTTGGCGCTGACGCCACACGCTCGTGCACTTGGCTCGGCTTTGACGCATCCGCAGATCACGACCGATTACTCGGAGTCGCTGCTGGAATTCATCACCCCGCCGCAGCATGACGCCTCAGATGTGCTCGCCCGGCTCGACGAGATCCACCGCTTTGCCTACAGTCAATTGGGCGACGAGATGCTATGGAGCCAATCGATGCCCTGTCCGCTACCGGACGAGGCGACGATTCCGATCGCCTGGTATGGCACATCGAACATCGGTCAACTCAAGCATGTCTATCGTCGGGGCCTGGCGGTGCGATACGGCAAGGCGATGCAATGTATTGCCGGGATTCACTACAATTTCTCGCTTGCCGATTCCGTCTGGCGCGTACTGCGTGATGCCGAGCAAGCGCAGGGCTCCGATCAGGATTTCCAATCCGAGCGTTACATTGCGCTGATCCGCAACTTCCACCGTTACAGTTGGCTGTTGATGTACCTGTTCGGCGCATCTCCCGCGCTGTACGACGGTTTCGTCGCTGGCAAGGCGCACGGTTTGGAGCGATTCGACGACCACACGCTGTTTCTGCCTTACGCGACCAGCTTGCGCATGAGCGATCTGGGATATCAGAACAGCGCCCAGGCCGACGTGACGCCGCGCTTCGATAGTCTGCAAAGCTATATCGACGGTTTGACGCGCGCCGTCAGTCTGCCGCATGCGCCCTATGAGGCGATCGGCACCAAGCGTGACGGCCAATGGCAGCAATTGAGCACCAACGTTCTGCAAATCGAAAACGAGTTTTACTCGACCATCCGCCCGAAACGGGTGACCTACAGCGGAGAGCGGCCGGTGCAGGCGTTGCAACGCCGTGGCGTGCAGTACGTCGAAGTGCGCTGTCTGGATATCGACCCGTTTGCGCCGCACGGCGTGAGCCTGCCGACAATGCAGTTTCTCGATGCGTTTTTGCTGTTTTGTGCGCTTGATGACAGCCCGTTGCTATCGGCGCAGGCGCACGCGGAAAATAAGGCCAATTTCGCGCAGGTGGTCAAACAGGGGCGTCGCCCCGGGCTCGAGCTGCAACGGGACGGACAGGCCATTGCATTGCGTCAGTGGGGCGACGAGTTGTTGGCGCGCATTCGTCTGGCGGCCGACGCGCTCGACGCGCAGCGTGGCGATGGTGCCGTCGGAGCTTCTCTGGTCGAGCAGCAGGCCAAGCTCGACGACGCGTCGCTGACTCCTTCGGCTCACGTGCTCCAGGCGCTGCGCGATGTTGGCGGCGACGGGCAAGGTGCGTTCTTCAACTTCGCCATGCGGTGCACGCGTGAGCATGCACAGTACTTTCGTTCGCACGCGTTGCCGTCCGACCTGCAGGCGCAATTCGTCGAAATGGCGGCAGTCTCGCTGCGGGAGCAGGCGCAACTGGAACAGACGCAAACGGGGGACTTCGACGCATTCGTCGCCGCGTATCACGCGGGTGCGCTGGGCGACGCGCACGCCTGA
- the aqpZ gene encoding aquaporin Z — MSKRLGAEFFGTFWLVFGGCGSAIFAAAYPQLGIGFAGVALAFGLTVLTMAYAVGHISGGHFNPAVTLGLFAGGRFPGRDVVPYVVVQVVGAIAAGAVLYVIASGKAGFDASAGFAANGYGAHSPGGYSLAAAMLAELVLTAFFLIVIHGVTDQRAPAGFAPLAIGLALTLIHLISIPITNTSVNPARSTGVAIFQGTWALQQLWVFWLVPLAGGISGGLIYRWLLENRTVRAA, encoded by the coding sequence ATGTCCAAGCGGTTGGGAGCCGAATTTTTCGGCACGTTCTGGCTGGTTTTTGGCGGGTGCGGCAGTGCTATCTTCGCCGCGGCATATCCGCAGTTGGGGATCGGCTTTGCCGGCGTGGCATTGGCGTTCGGGCTGACAGTGCTGACCATGGCGTACGCCGTCGGTCACATTTCCGGCGGCCACTTCAATCCTGCGGTCACGCTCGGCCTGTTCGCGGGTGGGCGCTTTCCGGGCAGGGACGTCGTTCCCTATGTAGTGGTTCAGGTGGTCGGCGCGATCGCGGCCGGCGCGGTACTGTATGTGATCGCCAGCGGCAAGGCCGGCTTCGACGCCAGCGCCGGCTTCGCTGCCAACGGCTATGGCGCCCATTCACCCGGCGGCTATTCGCTCGCGGCTGCAATGCTCGCCGAGCTGGTGCTGACAGCTTTCTTTCTGATCGTCATTCATGGCGTCACGGACCAACGCGCGCCGGCAGGTTTTGCGCCGCTGGCCATCGGTCTGGCCTTGACGCTGATTCACTTGATCAGCATCCCGATCACCAATACTTCCGTGAACCCGGCGCGCAGCACCGGCGTAGCGATCTTCCAGGGTACCTGGGCGCTCCAGCAGCTCTGGGTGTTCTGGCTGGTACCGCTGGCGGGCGGCATTTCAGGCGGGTTGATCTATCGCTGGCTGTTGGAGAATCGAACCGTCCGGGCCGCCTGA
- a CDS encoding AzlD domain-containing protein, translating into MNYTVMIAGMAVVTIFIKAVIFVLGDRVSFPPLLREALAFVPVTVLTAIIVPMVLAPHGHGLELTWRNPQLVAALAAIVVCAATRHQLLTIGVALAVFFGWQFGVL; encoded by the coding sequence ATGAATTACACCGTCATGATCGCAGGCATGGCTGTCGTCACGATCTTCATCAAGGCCGTTATCTTTGTGCTCGGCGATCGCGTGAGCTTCCCTCCGCTGCTGCGCGAAGCGTTGGCCTTCGTGCCAGTCACCGTGCTGACAGCGATTATCGTGCCAATGGTGCTGGCGCCGCATGGCCATGGGTTGGAGCTGACGTGGCGCAATCCGCAACTGGTAGCCGCCCTGGCAGCCATCGTCGTGTGCGCCGCCACTCGCCATCAGTTGCTGACCATCGGCGTCGCCCTGGCGGTGTTTTTCGGCTGGCAATTTGGCGTGCTGTGA
- a CDS encoding LysE family translocator: MSLRDCLPLIVFVIVATATPGGATALATASGAHFGYRRSVPYMMGIAAGLGTMAAAAAAGLGGIVQASPNLQSALKLMGSLYLAWLAWRIARSASPHAGSALRKPIGFAGGVWMLWQNPKGWAMTLGAAASFAVIAHGPMRLAALLGISFAVAAMASLSLWCIAGLALARVLRSQGQWRCFNGVLALLLVASVVAMWLP; the protein is encoded by the coding sequence GTGTCCCTCCGAGACTGCCTGCCGTTAATTGTTTTCGTCATTGTTGCGACCGCGACACCGGGGGGAGCCACGGCCCTGGCCACAGCCTCCGGGGCTCATTTCGGCTATCGTCGCTCTGTCCCATACATGATGGGCATTGCCGCCGGACTTGGAACGATGGCCGCTGCCGCGGCCGCCGGCCTGGGGGGCATCGTGCAGGCAAGCCCGAACCTGCAATCCGCCTTGAAGTTGATGGGCTCGCTGTATCTCGCGTGGCTGGCGTGGCGGATTGCACGCAGCGCATCTCCTCATGCGGGCTCTGCGCTGCGCAAGCCGATCGGTTTTGCAGGCGGCGTCTGGATGCTCTGGCAAAACCCAAAAGGGTGGGCCATGACCTTGGGCGCGGCGGCTTCGTTCGCCGTGATCGCGCATGGCCCCATGCGACTTGCCGCGCTGCTCGGGATCTCGTTTGCCGTAGCGGCAATGGCGTCCCTGTCGCTCTGGTGCATTGCCGGGCTGGCACTTGCCCGCGTGCTGCGCAGCCAGGGGCAATGGCGATGCTTCAATGGCGTATTGGCCTTGCTCCTGGTGGCGTCGGTAGTCGCCATGTGGCTGCCGTAG